GGCGCCCCTGTGTCCGGTAAAATTTGGAAGTCGTTTAGAAAAATAGTCGAGACATCATCCTCCGGACCAACACCCGCTAAAACAGCTTGTAATAGCTGGCCGTTAACGCCACCGCGTTGGTGACTACCTAATATTCCTAATACTTTCATGCCCAAAACTCCAAACTTTTAAATTAAGTCTAGTGTACACTTTTTAAGCGGGGGTTGCCAACCTAAATAAAGCGCTTTATCACGGATGTAAAAAAAAGCAGTGACATTAGCCACTGCTTTTTAGTTTAAATTATTTTATCTTAGTACCAACCATTTGCCATCCAGAAGCTCTTTGCGCCTTCCCATGAACCGTAACGGCTTGTTACATATTGATCTGCAACGCGTTCTTGGTTACTTGCTGAGTAGTCACCATTTAAATATGAGCTTGATAATTGGTAACGACCAACGAATTGACCGTTACTTGCTGTGTATGAACCACCTGATTCTTTGTTGGCAATCCATTCTTTAGCTGAGTTAGTTGTTGAAGTTGTTGTGTTTGTTGTTGTCGTAGTAGTTGTTGTTTGTTGTTGTTTAACAACTGGCGTTGTTTGTACTGGTTGTTGAACAGGTTGTGTTTGTGTTGCTGCTTTTTGAACAGGTTGTTGTGTTGCCACTGGTGCTTGAGTTGTTTGTTGTGTAGCAACTGGTGTTGCTGCTGGGGTTGTAGCAGGTGCTACTGTAACAGTTTGTGTTTCTTCATCAATTGTTAATGTTTCGCCAACA
This DNA window, taken from Latilactobacillus sakei, encodes the following:
- a CDS encoding peptidase M23, which codes for MKSLKTLLFSATLSTAATAGLLFASNGHADAATNYTVVSGDTLSSISQKFAGNSSLIEKIANANKIANKNLIYVGETLTIDEETQTVTVAPATTPAATPVATQQTTQAPVATQQPVQKAATQTQPVQQPVQTTPVVKQQQTTTTTTTTNTTTSTTNSAKEWIANKESGGSYTASNGQFVGRYQLSSSYLNGDYSASNQERVADQYVTSRYGSWEGAKSFWMANGWY